The following coding sequences lie in one Halogeometricum rufum genomic window:
- a CDS encoding hemolysin family protein, translated as MTTFVTGALQALPINDTNITLAGVVAIAVLIGLSAFFSSSEIAMFSLAKHRVDSMVERGVPGAEVVSELKSDPHRLLVTILVGNNIVNIAMSSIATALVGIYYDPGLAVLISTFGITTLVLLFGESAPKSYAVENTESWALRIGRPLKYSEYLLLPLVVFFDYLTRVINKVTGGRSAIETSYITRDEIQDLIETGEREGVIEEEEREMLDRIFRFNKTIAKEVMTPRLDVTAVPKDAPVDEAIETCVQSDHERVPVYEGNLDNIIGIVNLRDLVRAKYYGEGDSKLADIVQPTLHVPESKNVDELLAEIQDNRLQMVIVIDEFGTTEGLITLEDMVEEIVGDILEDDEEEAFEFVNDRETLVRGEVNIDEVNEVLELDLPEGEEFETLAGFIFNRAGRLVEEGEEIAYEGVTIRIEQVDNTRIMKARITVDETYEAETETEAEIEPE; from the coding sequence GTGACCACGTTCGTGACCGGGGCGCTCCAGGCGCTTCCCATCAACGACACCAACATCACCCTCGCCGGCGTCGTCGCCATCGCCGTCCTCATCGGACTGTCGGCGTTCTTCTCTTCGTCGGAGATAGCGATGTTCTCGCTGGCGAAACATCGCGTCGACTCGATGGTCGAACGCGGCGTGCCCGGCGCGGAAGTGGTGAGCGAGCTCAAATCCGACCCCCACCGACTGCTCGTCACCATCCTCGTCGGCAACAACATCGTCAACATCGCGATGTCCTCCATCGCCACGGCACTGGTCGGCATCTACTACGACCCCGGGCTGGCGGTGCTCATCTCGACGTTCGGCATCACCACCCTCGTCCTCCTGTTCGGCGAGAGCGCGCCGAAGTCGTACGCCGTCGAGAACACGGAGTCGTGGGCGCTCCGCATCGGTCGCCCGCTGAAGTACTCCGAGTACCTGCTGCTCCCGTTAGTCGTCTTCTTCGACTACCTGACGCGCGTCATCAACAAGGTGACCGGCGGCCGGTCGGCCATCGAGACGTCGTACATCACGCGCGACGAGATTCAGGACCTCATCGAGACGGGCGAACGCGAGGGCGTCATCGAGGAAGAGGAACGGGAGATGCTCGACCGCATCTTCCGGTTCAACAAGACAATCGCCAAGGAGGTGATGACGCCGCGTCTGGACGTGACCGCCGTCCCCAAGGACGCCCCCGTGGACGAGGCCATCGAGACGTGCGTCCAGTCGGACCACGAACGCGTCCCGGTGTACGAGGGCAACCTCGACAACATCATCGGCATCGTCAACCTCCGGGACCTGGTCCGCGCGAAGTACTACGGCGAGGGCGACAGCAAACTGGCCGACATCGTCCAGCCGACGCTGCACGTCCCCGAGTCGAAGAACGTGGACGAACTGCTGGCGGAGATACAGGACAACCGCCTCCAGATGGTCATCGTCATCGACGAGTTCGGGACCACCGAGGGCCTCATCACGCTCGAAGACATGGTCGAGGAGATCGTCGGCGACATCCTCGAAGACGACGAGGAGGAGGCGTTCGAGTTCGTCAACGACCGCGAGACGCTCGTCCGCGGCGAGGTCAACATCGACGAGGTGAACGAGGTGCTGGAACTCGACCTGCCCGAGGGCGAGGAGTTCGAGACGCTGGCCGGGTTCATCTTCAACCGCGCCGGCCGCCTCGTCGAAGAGGGCGAAGAGATAGCGTACGAGGGCGTCACCATCCGCATCGAGCAGGTGGACAACACGCGCATCATGAAGGCGCGCATCACCGTCGACGAGACGTACGAGGCGGAGACGGAGACCGAAGCCGAGATAGAGCCCGAGTAG